A genomic segment from Vicinamibacterales bacterium encodes:
- a CDS encoding type II toxin-antitoxin system HicB family antitoxin, producing the protein MPQRLTMVYWKGEQMWLGKLLEFPDVMTQGETVEELEENIKDAYRVLILEDVPADHLTKEIAV; encoded by the coding sequence ATGCCGCAGCGGCTGACGATGGTCTACTGGAAGGGCGAGCAGATGTGGCTTGGCAAGCTGCTCGAATTCCCTGACGTCATGACGCAGGGAGAAACGGTTGAGGAGCTCGAGGAGAACATCAAGGACGCCTATCGCGTGCTCATCCTCGAGGACGTGCCGGCCGATCACCTGACAAAAGAGATCGCTGTGTGA
- a CDS encoding type II toxin-antitoxin system HicA family toxin has product MKRAELIRQLTEAGCVLLRHGGRHDAYVNPLTGQKQPIPRHAEIDEHLARHIRKYLGVK; this is encoded by the coding sequence GTGAAGCGCGCGGAGCTGATCCGGCAACTCACCGAGGCCGGTTGCGTTCTGCTCCGGCACGGCGGTCGGCACGACGCGTACGTCAACCCCCTCACCGGACAGAAGCAACCGATCCCCAGACACGCGGAGATCGACGAGCATCTCGCGCGGCATATCAGGAAGTACCTCGGCGTGAAGTAG